In Simplicispira sp. 125, one DNA window encodes the following:
- a CDS encoding heavy metal translocating P-type ATPase, translating into MNNDISNSCGCSGGSGQPANCAGEQASTESTVFHVSNMDCRNEEALVRRTLEGMTGVERLEFDLPQRKLTVSHRLVTVENLEQALHSVGMKAKALRDASVLTTYRIENMDCPNEEKLIRSHLGTVEGVQDLGFNLAERTLSVKHLAEARAQMEQVLDSIGMRAQEKPASLARPAATEPMVESSIQKPLPTVPISETPAGERVTYRIENMDCPTEEALIRNRLSKEPGVTALDFNLMQRVLGVQHTLTSTQSIEKALVSIGMKAERQDLQTVTTRLRIAKMDCPTEESLIRGKLQGLPGVQGLDFNLMQRTLTVQHSPDAIQPAIEAIESLGMETEVQKTDEPRDPLVPAHKTSWLPMAVSGIAAVLAEGVYWVNDGNHWAVIVLALVSIFTGGLSTYKKGWIALKNHNLNMNALMSIAVTGGMVIGHWPEAAMVMFLFALAEVIEAKSLDRARNAIRGLMDLAPETAIVRQADGSWAELPAKQIAKGTVVRVRPGERIALDGLITSGRSAINQAPITGESLPVEKAEGDQVFAGTINETGSFEYQVTAGASDSTLARIIHAVESAQGSRAPTQRFVDQFARIYTPAVFVVAVLVAVVPPLGFGGEWFDWIYKALVLLVIACPCALVISTPVTIVSGLAAAARRGILIKGGVYLEGGRKLKALALDKTGTLTHGKPEQTDFLPLIGDAQQVAAWAASLATRSDHPVSQAIARKANRDGVSLHEVDDFSALPGRGVRGRIDGRMLQMGNHRLANELGLSEVALQSQLQGLERQGKTAILLMNESTVLGIFAVADTVKETSREAVADLQALGVRTLMLTGDNQYTADAIAAQVGISEARGDQLPEDKLKTIESLIGGEGQVGMVGDGINDSPALARSDIGFAMGAAGTDTAIETADVALMDDDLRKIPTFIRLSRTTASILTQNIVLALGIKAVFLALTFTGHATMWMAVFADMGASMLVVFNGLRLLKLKTA; encoded by the coding sequence ATGAACAATGATATTTCCAATTCATGTGGATGCTCGGGCGGCAGTGGCCAACCGGCGAACTGCGCCGGAGAACAAGCCAGCACTGAGAGCACTGTTTTCCATGTAAGCAACATGGACTGCCGCAACGAGGAAGCGCTGGTGCGGCGTACGTTGGAGGGCATGACCGGCGTCGAGCGGCTGGAATTCGATCTCCCACAGCGCAAGCTGACCGTTTCGCACAGGTTGGTCACGGTCGAGAATCTGGAGCAAGCGCTGCACTCCGTGGGAATGAAGGCTAAGGCTCTCCGAGATGCCTCGGTGCTGACCACCTACCGCATCGAAAACATGGACTGTCCGAACGAGGAGAAACTCATCCGCTCGCACCTGGGCACGGTTGAGGGGGTCCAGGACCTGGGTTTTAACTTGGCTGAACGCACCTTGTCGGTGAAGCACCTCGCCGAGGCACGCGCGCAAATGGAGCAGGTCCTGGATTCCATTGGCATGCGTGCGCAAGAAAAGCCCGCCAGTCTCGCGAGGCCGGCGGCAACCGAGCCAATGGTCGAGTCCTCGATACAAAAGCCACTGCCGACCGTCCCGATTTCGGAGACGCCTGCCGGAGAGCGCGTGACGTACCGGATTGAGAACATGGATTGCCCAACGGAGGAAGCGTTGATCCGCAACCGCCTGAGCAAGGAGCCAGGCGTGACTGCCCTGGACTTCAACCTGATGCAACGGGTGCTGGGTGTGCAGCATACGCTGACCTCCACGCAGTCGATCGAGAAGGCGCTCGTTTCCATAGGCATGAAGGCCGAGCGGCAGGACCTGCAAACAGTCACTACACGGCTGCGCATCGCCAAGATGGACTGCCCGACGGAGGAAAGCCTGATCCGCGGCAAGCTGCAAGGCCTGCCGGGTGTGCAAGGCCTGGATTTCAACCTGATGCAGCGTACGCTCACAGTCCAGCACTCGCCTGACGCGATCCAGCCAGCCATCGAAGCCATCGAGTCCCTGGGCATGGAAACCGAGGTGCAGAAGACCGACGAGCCGCGCGATCCCCTGGTTCCAGCGCACAAGACTAGCTGGTTGCCGATGGCCGTATCCGGCATTGCGGCAGTGCTCGCTGAAGGCGTCTACTGGGTCAACGATGGGAACCATTGGGCCGTGATCGTGCTGGCCCTGGTCTCGATCTTCACTGGCGGCCTAAGCACCTACAAGAAGGGGTGGATCGCCCTGAAAAACCACAACCTGAACATGAACGCCCTGATGTCAATTGCGGTCACGGGCGGCATGGTGATCGGCCACTGGCCCGAGGCGGCCATGGTCATGTTCCTCTTTGCGCTGGCCGAGGTAATCGAGGCAAAGTCGCTGGACCGCGCGCGCAATGCGATTCGCGGACTGATGGACCTGGCACCAGAGACAGCAATCGTGAGGCAGGCTGACGGCTCGTGGGCAGAACTGCCAGCCAAGCAGATCGCCAAGGGCACGGTGGTCCGGGTGCGTCCAGGCGAGCGCATTGCGCTGGATGGTCTCATCACCTCAGGCCGCTCGGCCATCAATCAGGCCCCCATCACGGGTGAGAGCCTCCCCGTCGAGAAGGCGGAAGGCGACCAGGTGTTCGCGGGCACCATCAACGAGACCGGCTCCTTCGAGTACCAAGTGACCGCTGGCGCAAGCGACTCGACGCTTGCGCGCATCATCCATGCGGTTGAGTCGGCGCAGGGCAGCCGCGCGCCCACGCAGCGCTTCGTCGACCAATTCGCGCGGATCTACACCCCGGCAGTGTTCGTGGTGGCCGTGCTTGTCGCGGTCGTTCCACCGCTAGGCTTTGGCGGCGAGTGGTTCGACTGGATCTACAAGGCGCTGGTGCTGCTGGTGATCGCGTGCCCCTGCGCGCTGGTGATCTCAACCCCCGTCACGATCGTCAGCGGTCTCGCCGCAGCCGCCAGGCGCGGCATCCTTATCAAGGGTGGCGTGTATCTGGAGGGCGGGCGCAAACTCAAGGCCTTGGCGCTGGACAAGACCGGCACGCTCACCCATGGCAAGCCCGAGCAGACCGACTTCCTGCCGCTGATCGGCGATGCCCAGCAGGTAGCCGCCTGGGCTGCTAGCCTTGCTACGCGTTCAGACCATCCGGTGTCCCAAGCCATTGCCCGCAAGGCAAACCGGGACGGCGTCTCGCTGCACGAAGTCGACGACTTCTCGGCCCTGCCGGGGCGCGGCGTGCGTGGACGCATTGACGGCCGAATGCTGCAGATGGGCAATCACCGTCTCGCAAATGAGCTCGGCCTCAGCGAGGTTGCTTTGCAATCGCAGCTTCAAGGCCTTGAGCGCCAAGGCAAGACAGCCATCCTGCTGATGAATGAGAGCACCGTGCTCGGCATCTTCGCTGTCGCCGACACGGTGAAGGAAACCAGCCGTGAAGCCGTGGCCGACCTGCAAGCGCTCGGCGTGCGCACGCTGATGCTAACCGGGGACAATCAGTACACAGCTGACGCCATCGCGGCCCAGGTCGGGATCTCTGAAGCCCGTGGCGACCAATTGCCCGAAGACAAGCTCAAGACCATCGAGAGCCTTATCGGCGGTGAGGGCCAAGTCGGGATGGTGGGCGACGGCATCAACGATTCGCCGGCGCTCGCGCGTTCCGACATTGGCTTCGCCATGGGTGCGGCCGGTACCGACACTGCCATAGAAACGGCAGACGTCGCTCTGATGGACGACGACCTGCGCAAGATCCCGACGTTCATCCGCCTGTCGCGCACGACCGCCTCGATACTGACGCAGAACATCGTGCTGGCGTTGGGCATCAAGGCGGTCTTCCTCGCGCTGACGTTCACGGGCCATGCAACGATGTGGATGGCAGTGTTCGCGGACATGGGAGCCAGCATGCTCGTCGTCTTCAACGGCCTGCGCCTGCTCAAACTCAAGACGGCCTGA